The genomic DNA CACCACCAGCGGTTCCTGCGTTGGGCGACCGGCGGCGAACACCTCGGCCAGCGCCTGCATTTCGATGGGGTCGCCCAGGGCGGTGCCGGTGCCATGCGCCTCGACGTAGGACACAACGCCTGGCTCCAGCCTGGCGTCTTCCAGCGCCTTGCGAATGACCATGACTTGCGCACGGCCATTGGGCGCGGTCAGGCCGGAAGAACGACCGTCCTGATTCACTGCGCTGCCGCGAATCACCGCCAGCACCCGGTCGCCGTCCGCCTGGGCGTCGGACAACCGCTTCAACACCAAGACCCCGCAACCTTCGCCACGCGCATAACCATCGGCGGCAGCGTCAAAAGTTTTGCAACGGCCATCGGGCGACAACATCCGGCCCTGACAGAAGTTAATCGTAATTTCCGGCGACAACATCAAATTGACGCCGGCGACCAAAGCAATCGCGCATTCCCGCTGCCGCAGGGCGCGCACCGCCAGGTGAGCCGCGACCATGGACGAGGAGCAGGCGGTGTCAATCGCCATGCACGGTCCCTGGAAGCCGAAGGTGTAGGAAATGCGCCCAGAGGCGACGCTGGCGGCGTTGCCAGCTCCGGCCTGGGCGTTGTTTGACGACGATTGCGCTGATTGACTGAGAATCTGACCGTAATCGTTGGTGCTGATCCCAAGGAACACGCCGGTATCGCTGCCGACCAATCGCTCGGGGATTAACCCGGCGTCCTCCAGCGCCTGCCAGACGGTTTCCAGCAACAAGCGCTGTTGCGGATCGATCCCGACCGCTTCACGCGGTGCGATGCGAAAGAACTGCGGATCGAACTGATCCACCTCGCTGACGAATCCCCCACGCCGGGTGTACATCTTGCTGGGAACACCCGGTTGAGGATCGTAGAAGCGATCGACATCCCAGCGATCAGCGGGAATCTCGCGGGTCCCGTCATTCCCGGCTTCCAGAAACCGCCAGAACGCCTCGGGGTCCTCGCCACCCGGCAGCTTGCAGGCCAGACCGATCACGGCGATGGGTTGGCGGGCGGCGGATTCCAACATATCCACACGCTGACGCAGGCGCTTGATGGCCAGGGTTGCCTTTTGCAATGGGGTCAGCGAGTCGGTCACGGTTGGAATCCTTGCGGGCTGGGAGTGAAGATATAAAGATTATATCAATTCACGCTGACCGATATGGCTGATGGGGAGTGCTGGCCGCTACCCGCCAGCCTCCAATTCAACCTATTCGCTGCACCGGTGTTTCGGCGAAAACGTCCGCCAAATGACTCGCCGTCAACACCCGCTCACTCCAAGTCAACAACGTTGTGCTGTCCGCCGCCGCCAAACGCGCTTGGGTCGCTTCATCCAGCGGTCCGAATTTCAACGTCAACAAGCGCTGTAGAATCAATGATTCTCCCTCCTGACGACCTTTCTCCATGCCTTTCTCCATGCCTTTCTCCATGCCTTTCTCCATGCCTTTCTCCATGCCTTTCTCCATGCCTTTCTCCATGCCTTTCTCCATGCCTTTCTCCATGCCTTTCTCCATGCCTTTCTCCATGCCTTTCTCCATGCCTTTCTCCATGCCTTTCTCCATGCCTTTCTCCATGCCTTTCTCCATGCCTTTCTCCATGCCTTGCCGCTCCCATTCTCGGGTCCACTCGATGACTCGTTCCGCTAACATATTTCGCACCTCGTTCAGTTCCGACATCGCTTCAATTCGTACTCCGGGCACTCGCGCCGGCAGTAACACATCCCGCAACCAGACGGCAAACGCCCGGCGCAAACTGACCTGTTCCGGGGCGTGTAACCAGTCGATCAGGCGTTCAATGACCGCTTGCAAATCTTCCGGTCTCCGGCTGTTTTCCAGTTGGAACAACGCCGCCGCCAGATTGTGCAAGGGGGCCAGGATCTCGGGCGGGTAACGGTTCTCTTCCAGCAGCAGATATTGCAATCGGGGTTGATAGCGTTCCAGACCGACCGGCGGCGGGACGATTAAATCATTGACCTCCGTCTTGGCGGTCCAGCACGGTTGGCCGTTATACAACACCAACGGCAGCACCGGCGGTAATTGTCCCTCGTCGGTGAGTTGCTTCGTGCGGATCAAGTCCTGGTAGAGCATCCCAACGTAGACTAGCAACCGCACCGCCATGAACGGATCGACGTCGGACTGGAATTCCAGCAGCAGATAGACATACAGCCAGCGCTCCCGCCAACGCACGCGCCAGACCACGTCATCGGCTCTGGGGCGCAAATCGTCGCTGACGTAGCTGCCTGATTGCTTCTCCAGGGTGGTGAAGTCCAGCTCTTTAACCCAGTTTTCATTGACGAAGCCGGTGAGCAAATCAGCCACCATCTCGGGATGCGAGAACAGCAGCTTGTAGCCGGAATCATGCGGCTGCGCCAGGTGTTGACGCGCCTTCGCCGTTTTACGCCGGATGCGACCGGTTTTTTGGGGTCGGGGTCGTTTGGTCATTCAGGGAGATTTCGCCCGGCGGCGCGGCGGACGCGGTCCGATCACTTCTTCCAGTGTGGCGGCGTCAAGAATTGCATCCAGCCATCCATCCAGTTGCGTCTCCACCGCCGCGTCGATGTGCGTGATCGCCCACTTGGGTAATCGGCCAAAACGGCGGGTGAGCAGGCGCTTGAGAGATTCAGCTTTGCCCTCGGTTTTGCCCTTGGCTTCCCCCTTGGCTTCCCCCTGAATTTCGCCCTCGGCGAACACTTCCTGGTAAAACCGGCTTTGTTTGAGATTGATTTCCGTTAAACCCAGCATGGTTTGAATCTCCTGTCGAGTCAGTTGGGGTAATCGGTAGACCAGGATCGTTTCGATCAAATCCAGCCATCCCGTAACGGGCAAGGCGCTCGGCACTCCGGGTGCGCGCAACTGCTGCGCCAATCGGGTCGCTGCCGGTTCCAGCGCCGCCGATTCGATCACCAGCAATTGCAGGAGCGCCTGTTCCAGGGTGTGCGCCGGTCGCTCCCGCCAATCTTCGAGATAGATGCGATGCACTTCCGGGAGCGTCAATAACGAGGCATAGCGTTCGTCGAGCTGTTCGACGCTCCGGTCGGGGTAGAGACGATCACTTGCCAGTTTCGGGGCGGCGTGGCGCGATACAGGTAGAGAAACAGTTCAGCAAACAAGCGTCCATAAAGCGCGTCATCCGGCTGATATTGCACCTCGACGATCACCTGCAAAATCTCCCTTCCTATCTCCCCCCTTTGAAAAAGGGGGGCCGGGGGGGATTCCGGTCACGGCGGCGTGCTTTCCCCGTCCTCATCACTCCCCCAACACACTACAAAACCATCGCTCTGCACCCCGCAGGTGTGATTCTGACCTGCGCTGACCTGGGTGAAAGTCCCTGCGGGGCGCATGGCTTGGCCATCCCCATTAGCCCCCCAACAGGCGACGGTGCCGTCGGTCTGCACCCCGCAGGTGTGAAAACTGCCTGCGCTGACCTGAGTGAAGGTCCCATCCGGCGGCGTGGCTTGGCCATAATCGTTATCCCCCCAGCAGGTGACCGTATCGTTGGTCCGCACGCCGCAGGTGTGAGAGCCGCCCGCACTGACCTGGGTGAAGGTACTTGTAGAGGGATTGACAAAGACCGCAGAGACCGTTTGAGCGTCGCTCATCGTTACTGTACAGGTAGAGGTACTCTCCGAACAGGCACCCTCCCAACGACTGAAGCGCGCTCCCTTTGCCGGAAGCGCTGACAGGATTACTTCTGTATCGGGTAAGTATTGCTCACCACAATCCGTCCCACATGCTATTCCCGTTGTGAGACTCTGCACTGTCCCGTGTCCAGTTACCTCGACCTGTAGAAACTGGTAATTCACTCCATCCGGCGGCGTGGCTTGGCCATACTCGTTATCCCCCCAGCAGGCGACTACACCGTCAGTACTCACGCCGCAGGTGTGCCCCCAGCCTGTGCTGACTTGGGTGAAGGTCCCGGCCGGCGGCGTGGCTTGGCCAGACCTGTTATTTCCCCAGCATTCGACCGTGCCATCGGTCTGCACCCCACAGGTGTGATAATCGCCCGCGCTGACTTGGGTGAAGGTTCCGGTTCCATTCGGCGGCGTGGCTTCGCCGTCCCCATTGGCTCCCCAGCAAGCGACCGCACCGTCGGTCTGCACCCCGCAGGTGTAAGCCCAGCCTGCGCTGACCTGGGCGAAGGTTCCACTTGGCGGCATGGCTTCGGCGTCATTATTCCGCCCCCAGCAGGCAACCGTGCCGTCAGTTCTGATCCCGCAGGTGTGAGACACGCCTGCGCTGACTTGGGTGAAGGTTCCATTCGGCGGTGTAGCTGTACCGTCCCTATTAGCCCCCCAGCAGGCTACTGCACCGTCAGTCTTAACTCCACAAACGTAAGATCCGCCCGCACTGACCTGAGCGTAGGGGCTATTGGAAGCGCTCGTGAAAATCGCTGTGACTGTTTGGGTTTGGCTCATAGTCACCGTGCAAGTTGGCGAGACACCTTGACAGCCACCCTCCCAACGCACGAAGCGGGTATCATCGGTAGAGATCGCAGTTAGCGTGATGACCATGTAGGCGGCATAGCCTGCATGACAAGCCGTTCCACACGCGATACCGTTAGGATCACTCTGTACCACGCCCCGTCCGGTCACCGCTACACCCAGGAGTAAATAAGAGACTCCCTCGGGTGGTGTAGCTTTGTCGTATTGGTTATCTCCCCAGCAAGCGACCACGCCGCTGCTCTGGAGTCCGCAAGTATGACTCGCTCCGGCGCTAACCCAAGTGAAGGTCCCAGCCGGTGGCGTGGCTTGGCCGGCCCAGTCATCCCCCCAACAGACGGTGGTACCATCGGTCTGCACCCCGCAAGTATAGAAAACGCCAGCGCTGATCTGGATAAAAGTCCCGGCTAGCGGCGTGGCTTGGCCGAAAAAATTATCCCCCCAACACGTGACGGTACTGTCAGTCTTTATTGCACAGGTATAGCCATACCCCGCACCGACCTGGGTAAAGGTACCGGCCGGCGGTGTGGCTTGGCCGTTATCATCACTTCCCCAGCAGACGATGGTACCGTCGATCTCTACCCCACAAGTGTGATCATAGCCGGTACTGACTTGGGTGAAGGTACCGGCTGGCGGCGTGGCTTGGCCGTCATCATCACTTCCCCAGCAGACGATGGTACCGTCGATCTCTACCCCGCAAGTGTGATCATAGCCGGCACTGACCTGGGTGAAGGTACCGACTGGCGGTGCGGCTTGGCCGCGCTCGTTATCACCCCAGCAGGTGACCGTGCCGTTGGTCTTGACCCCGCAGGTGTGAGACCCACCCGCGCTGACCTGGATAAAGATGCCAGCCGGCGGCGTGGCTTGGCCGGAACCGTCAGACCCCCAGCAGGCGACGGTGCCGTCGGTCCGCACCCCGCAGGTGTGAGCACTGCCCGCGCTGATCTGAATGAATTTCGTGACGTTCGGATTCCAACAGCCTTGCTCAATCACCTGCTGCACCCGTCCCTGAAATTCAGGCGTCACAATAAAGGCTTGCCG from Gammaproteobacteria bacterium includes the following:
- a CDS encoding Rpn family recombination-promoting nuclease/putative transposase, with translation MAQPHDSGYKLLFSHPEMVADLLTGFVNENWVKELDFTTLEKQSGSYVSDDLRPRADDVVWRVRWRERWLYVYLLLEFQSDVDPFMAVRLLVYVGMLYQDLIRTKQLTDEGQLPPVLPLVLYNGQPCWTAKTEVNDLIVPPPVGLERYQPRLQYLLLEENRYPPEILAPLHNLAAALFQLENSRRPEDLQAVIERLIDWLHAPEQVSLRRAFAVWLRDVLLPARVPGVRIEAMSELNEVRNMLAERVIEWTREWERQGMEKGMEKGMEKGMEKGMEKGMEKGMEKGMEKGMEKGMEKGMEKGMEKGMEKGMEKGMEKGMEKGMEKGRQEGESLILQRLLTLKFGPLDEATQARLAAADSTTLLTWSERVLTASHLADVFAETPVQRIG
- a CDS encoding DUF2887 domain-containing protein gives rise to the protein MTLPEVHRIYLEDWRERPAHTLEQALLQLLVIESAALEPAATRLAQQLRAPGVPSALPVTGWLDLIETILVYRLPQLTRQEIQTMLGLTEINLKQSRFYQEVFAEGEIQGEAKGEAKGKTEGKAESLKRLLTRRFGRLPKWAITHIDAAVETQLDGWLDAILDAATLEEVIGPRPPRRRAKSP
- a CDS encoding DUF2887 domain-containing protein is translated as MQVIVEVQYQPDDALYGRLFAELFLYLYRATPPRNWQVIVSTPTGASNSSTNAMPRY
- a CDS encoding DUF4214 domain-containing protein codes for the protein MTLPHLHGLGNVTTLAGGGAHGVALTADGQVWTWGDNGHGQLGDGTSTDRCAPQAVTGVTGVETISAGVAHTLVTQRDGTVWAWGQNDTGQLGDGTADDNGTPKPVKGLCRVGALNVKTPPPAGCPVTVEIDSAGDGGGTVSGGGEYAAGATVTLTATPDANSQFTGWKPEPCAASFTMPAQALTCRATFTRRETVSYPLTVTVNPASAGSGTVSGGGTYPAGATVTLTATPDGFDTFTGWTPTPCAASFTLPAQALTCTATFGPPVIGLVTLRTAGDGAGTVNGGGEYFVGETVSLRAQPNVTSDFVNWSPAPCATAFTLSSGDDLTCIATFASRLRRLEIRLAGDGRGAVSNSAGDYEPGTTITLTATPEAGSQFVGWSPAPCAAEFAMPEDDLTCTATFTAGGPAAALVQHYYQAILGRAADDDGAAYWQGEVARAIELGIDPQEALRVMAGQFFASAEYQNRQPNDTQFVTDLYRTFFNREPDDDGLSYWLGQIRAGLPRNIVLYQFLFSPEFTTYMQEQFGPATSRAEVATIVDFYRGLLGRLPDNDGFAYWLAQFRTAQCQGAAAINATVEAISHQFINLPEYRDRQRTDSEYLQDLYGAFLRRGADWAGFDYWQEQLARGVQTREQIRQAFIVTPEFQGRVQQVIEQGCWNPNVTKFIQISAGSAHTCGVRTDGTVACWGSDGSGQATPPAGIFIQVSAGGSHTCGVKTNGTVTCWGDNERGQAAPPVGTFTQVSAGYDHTCGVEIDGTIVCWGSDDDGQATPPAGTFTQVSTGYDHTCGVEIDGTIVCWGSDDNGQATPPAGTFTQVGAGYGYTCAIKTDSTVTCWGDNFFGQATPLAGTFIQISAGVFYTCGVQTDGTTVCWGDDWAGQATPPAGTFTWVSAGASHTCGLQSSGVVACWGDNQYDKATPPEGVSYLLLGVAVTGRGVVQSDPNGIACGTACHAGYAAYMVITLTAISTDDTRFVRWEGGCQGVSPTCTVTMSQTQTVTAIFTSASNSPYAQVSAGGSYVCGVKTDGAVACWGANRDGTATPPNGTFTQVSAGVSHTCGIRTDGTVACWGRNNDAEAMPPSGTFAQVSAGWAYTCGVQTDGAVACWGANGDGEATPPNGTGTFTQVSAGDYHTCGVQTDGTVECWGNNRSGQATPPAGTFTQVSTGWGHTCGVSTDGVVACWGDNEYGQATPPDGVNYQFLQVEVTGHGTVQSLTTGIACGTDCGEQYLPDTEVILSALPAKGARFSRWEGACSESTSTCTVTMSDAQTVSAVFVNPSTSTFTQVSAGGSHTCGVRTNDTVTCWGDNDYGQATPPDGTFTQVSAGSFHTCGVQTDGTVACWGANGDGQAMRPAGTFTQVSAGQNHTCGVQSDGFVVCWGSDEDGESTPP